Proteins from one Macrobrachium rosenbergii isolate ZJJX-2024 chromosome 14, ASM4041242v1, whole genome shotgun sequence genomic window:
- the Ak3 gene encoding GTP:AMP phosphotransferase AK3, mitochondrial yields MSKFFKMIILGAPGSGKGTISSRILRDFGLKHLSSGDLLRSQVISKTELGVKAKAYMTAGKLVPDDVMVKLISEELAKITSSSWLLDGFPRTRPQAEALNKHEKLDLVLSLEVPNEVIIDRLKCRWTHLPSGRIYHTEFNPPKIPGKDDVTGEDLVQREDDKPESIRQRLDLYESSTKPLKDFYEELGILQVFCGTESNEIWPRVHKYLQNHLPALGGPF; encoded by the exons atgaGCAAATTCTTTAAAATGATTATCTTGGGGGCACCCGGGTCAGGAAAAGGGACTATATCATCTAGAATCCTGCGAGATTTCGGTCTAAAACATCTTTCCAGTGGCGATTTGTTGCGATCCCAGGTTATCAGTAAAACAG AACTGGGTGTTAAAGCCAAAGCTTACATGACAGCTGGAAAATTGGTGCCTGATGATGTAATGGTCAAGCTAATATCTGAAGAGCTTGCAaaaattacatcatcatcatGGTTGTTAGATGGTTTTCCACGAACAAGACCTCAAGCAGAAGCCTTGAATAAGCATGAAAAG CTTGACCTGGTTCTGAGCCTTGAAGTACCTAATGAGGTTATAATTGACCGCCTCAAATGTCGTTGGACTCACCTGCCTTCTGGAAGGATTTATCATACAGAGTTCAACCCACCAAAGATTCCT ggAAAAGATGATGTGACTGGTGAAGACCTGGTGCAGCGAGAAGATGACAAACCAGAGTCAATAAGGCAGCGACTAGATTTATATGAAAGCAGTACTAAGCCTCTCAAAGACTTCTATGAAGAATTAGGAATCTTGCAGGTATTTTGCGGGACAGAATCTAATGAAATCTGGCCTAGGGTTCATAAGTACCTCCAGAATCATCTCCCTGCACTTGGTGGACCCTTCTGA